One genomic region from Thermoleptolyngbya sichuanensis A183 encodes:
- a CDS encoding MFS transporter: protein MAQLSSQPSPRWIGVALAFYAFIAIGIAEGGLGVLLPSILQEYSLTTASVTLLFVSQITGYIFAAFTSSLISSRLGLARMLLMAAGTLTLALAIYATSPVWGLMVAAGTLLGLGIGLIDAGVNTYIVQDERGASLIGTLHGFYGVGALSGPAIATTLLAMGMTWRQVYVVLTGVVGLLIVALLAVLVIRYPPMHLRGVATSEGASAAQNLGRSLRHPAVLLTGLLLLVYVGTEAAIGNWAYTVQSVGRSMSPMAAGYGVAAYWLGLTVGRFGLDYCLRRVGAVRMISLSLTLLLIGLFAWWQLPDQWLSLPMIGLALAAIFPATIWLVPRRLPAELVPGGISFATSAASFGAAIIPTLVWTNWHHNNAQQDAIKNLLNRS from the coding sequence ATGGCGCAACTGTCTTCTCAGCCATCTCCGCGCTGGATTGGGGTGGCGCTCGCCTTCTATGCCTTCATTGCCATTGGCATTGCCGAGGGCGGGCTGGGGGTGCTGCTGCCGTCGATTTTGCAGGAATATAGCCTAACAACCGCCAGCGTCACGCTGCTATTCGTCAGCCAGATTACAGGCTACATTTTTGCAGCGTTTACCAGCAGCCTGATCAGCAGCAGACTGGGGCTGGCGCGGATGCTGCTGATGGCGGCGGGCACGCTGACGCTGGCGCTGGCGATTTATGCGACCTCGCCCGTGTGGGGACTGATGGTGGCAGCCGGGACGCTGCTGGGGCTGGGCATTGGGCTGATCGACGCGGGCGTAAACACCTACATCGTGCAGGACGAACGCGGCGCATCGCTGATCGGCACGCTGCATGGGTTTTACGGCGTGGGGGCGCTGTCGGGCCCGGCGATCGCCACGACGCTGCTAGCGATGGGGATGACCTGGCGACAGGTGTATGTCGTGCTGACGGGGGTGGTGGGGCTGCTGATTGTGGCGCTGCTGGCGGTGTTGGTGATTCGCTATCCGCCGATGCATCTTCGAGGTGTGGCCACCTCCGAAGGAGCGAGTGCGGCGCAAAATCTGGGGCGATCGCTGCGGCATCCGGCGGTTCTGCTGACGGGGCTACTGCTGCTGGTCTACGTGGGCACGGAAGCGGCGATCGGCAATTGGGCCTACACCGTGCAATCCGTCGGGCGCAGCATGTCCCCCATGGCCGCGGGCTACGGTGTGGCGGCCTACTGGCTGGGGCTAACGGTGGGGCGGTTTGGTTTGGACTATTGTTTGCGACGGGTGGGGGCCGTGCGGATGATCAGCCTGTCGCTGACGCTGTTGCTGATTGGGCTATTCGCCTGGTGGCAATTGCCCGATCAGTGGCTCAGCCTGCCGATGATTGGGTTGGCGCTGGCGGCGATTTTTCCAGCGACGATCTGGCTGGTTCCCCGGCGGTTGCCTGCGGAACTCGTCCCCGGCGGCATTAGTTTTGCCACCAGTGCGGCCAGCTTTGGCGCGGCGATTATTCCCACTTTAGTTTGGACTAACTGGCATCACAATAATGCTCAACAGGATGCCATAAAGAATCTGCTCAACCGTTCATAA
- the groL gene encoding chaperonin GroEL (60 kDa chaperone family; promotes refolding of misfolded polypeptides especially under stressful conditions; forms two stacked rings of heptamers to form a barrel-shaped 14mer; ends can be capped by GroES; misfolded proteins enter the barrel where they are refolded when GroES binds), translating to MAKRIIYNENARRALEKGIDILAEAVAVTLGPKGRNVVLEKKFGAPQIVNDGVTIAKEIELEDHIENTGVSLIRQAASKTNDAAGDGTTTATVLAHAMVKEGLRNVAAGANAISLKRGIDKASAFLVDKIAEHARPVEDSKAIAQVGSISAGNDEEVGAMIAEAMDKVGREGVISLEEGKSMTTELEVTEGMRFDKGYISPYFATDTERMEAILDEPFILLTDKKITLVQDLVPVLEQVARAGRPLLIIAEDIEKEALATLVVNRLRGVLNVAAVKAPGFGDRRKAMLEDIAVLTGGQVITEDAGLKLDSVKLESLGKARRVTITKDTTTIVAEGNEAQVKARCEQIRRQIEETDSSYDKEKLQERLAKLSGGVAVVKVGAATETEMKDRKLRLEDAINATKAAVEEGIVPGGGTTLAHLAPQLEEWAKSNLTAEELTGALIVARALSAPLKRIAENAGQNGAVIAERVKEKDFNVGYNAATDEFVDMFSAGIVDPAKVTRSALQNAASIAGMVLTTECIVVDKPEPKEAAGAGAGGGMGGDFDY from the coding sequence ATGGCTAAGCGCATCATCTACAACGAAAACGCACGTCGCGCTCTGGAAAAGGGCATCGATATTTTGGCAGAAGCCGTCGCAGTCACCCTCGGCCCCAAAGGTCGGAACGTGGTGCTAGAGAAGAAGTTTGGCGCACCCCAAATCGTCAACGACGGTGTGACCATTGCCAAGGAGATTGAGCTAGAAGACCATATCGAAAACACGGGCGTTTCTCTCATTCGTCAGGCTGCATCCAAGACCAACGATGCTGCGGGCGACGGAACGACCACTGCGACCGTGCTGGCCCATGCAATGGTGAAAGAAGGTCTGCGGAACGTGGCGGCGGGGGCCAATGCAATCTCGCTGAAGCGCGGTATCGACAAGGCTTCTGCGTTCCTGGTAGACAAGATTGCAGAACATGCTCGTCCGGTGGAAGACTCTAAGGCGATCGCCCAGGTTGGCTCTATCTCTGCGGGCAATGACGAAGAAGTTGGCGCGATGATTGCCGAAGCGATGGACAAAGTGGGTCGCGAAGGCGTGATCTCGCTGGAAGAAGGCAAGTCCATGACGACCGAACTGGAAGTCACCGAAGGGATGCGCTTCGACAAGGGCTATATCTCGCCATACTTTGCCACCGACACCGAGCGCATGGAGGCCATCCTGGATGAGCCGTTCATCCTGCTGACCGACAAGAAGATTACCCTGGTGCAGGATCTGGTGCCCGTGCTGGAGCAAGTAGCCCGCGCTGGTCGTCCGCTGCTGATCATTGCTGAGGACATCGAGAAAGAAGCCCTGGCAACGCTGGTGGTGAACCGTCTGCGGGGTGTGCTGAATGTGGCTGCGGTCAAGGCTCCTGGTTTTGGCGATCGCCGCAAGGCCATGCTGGAAGACATTGCCGTGCTGACGGGTGGCCAGGTGATCACCGAAGATGCGGGTCTGAAACTGGACAGCGTGAAGTTGGAAAGCCTGGGTAAGGCTCGCCGTGTCACCATTACCAAGGACACCACGACCATTGTCGCCGAGGGCAACGAGGCTCAGGTCAAGGCTCGCTGCGAACAAATCCGTCGTCAGATCGAAGAAACCGATTCTTCTTACGACAAAGAGAAACTGCAAGAGCGCCTAGCCAAGCTCTCTGGTGGCGTGGCTGTGGTCAAGGTCGGTGCCGCAACCGAAACCGAAATGAAGGATCGCAAGCTGCGTCTGGAAGATGCCATCAACGCAACCAAAGCTGCGGTAGAAGAAGGTATCGTTCCTGGGGGCGGCACTACGCTGGCTCACCTGGCTCCCCAATTGGAGGAGTGGGCTAAGAGCAACCTGACGGCGGAAGAGCTGACGGGTGCGCTGATTGTGGCTCGTGCCCTGTCTGCGCCGCTGAAGCGGATTGCCGAAAACGCAGGTCAGAACGGCGCGGTGATTGCTGAGCGTGTGAAGGAGAAGGACTTCAACGTGGGATACAATGCCGCTACGGACGAGTTCGTGGATATGTTCTCTGCGGGCATCGTCGACCCTGCGAAAGTGACCCGTTCTGCGCTGCAAAACGCCGCTTCGATCGCGGGCATGGTGCTGACGACCGAGTGCATCGTGGTTGACAAGCCCGAGCCCAAGGAAGCGGCTGGCGCTGGCGCTGGCGGCGGCATGGGCGGCGACTTCGACTACTAA
- a CDS encoding NF041680 family putative transposase, protein MIFNELQQFRQTLYASLGNARDALFDLMDAVLVSACIVSFVRLSQSPVFRRQWSSTYEALRDSRLPRSKVLKLLVQQIPTQQQPLLAGDASRWNRPAARRLKDRTLSGRTGHAPIAGQNYSTLAWIAEDRGSWALPLRHERITSFETPASKAAFQLKQVTRQLAVRPLAIYDRGYGNASFVNQTAGIEADLLLRVTSNRCVYGAPPAYRGRGAPAKHGHKMKLNDPDTWSVPVETVEVDDPNWGRVRVSRWSAYHFRKSPKRAMEVLRVEVLETQSSTRRLAPLWLVWLGEQMPPLETLWLHYLRRFAIEHWYRFAKQRLYWTHPQFSSVSATEQWSSLMPLLSWQLWLARKDCTDHPLPWQAPQETLTPGRVAQAFAGILAAIGTPAPAPKPRGKSPGRGKGHKPTPRPCYPMVKKRASKRKTSEQSLNSPVATAA, encoded by the coding sequence ATGATTTTCAACGAACTTCAGCAATTTCGCCAAACGTTGTATGCCAGCTTGGGAAACGCCAGAGATGCCCTGTTTGATCTGATGGATGCCGTGTTAGTGAGTGCGTGCATCGTGTCGTTTGTGAGGCTATCGCAGAGTCCTGTCTTTCGTCGCCAGTGGTCGAGCACCTATGAAGCGTTGCGCGATAGCCGCCTACCCCGATCAAAGGTGCTGAAGCTGTTGGTGCAGCAGATACCGACTCAGCAGCAACCGTTGTTGGCAGGTGATGCGAGTCGGTGGAACCGTCCTGCTGCCAGGCGTTTGAAAGACCGCACCTTATCAGGCAGAACAGGACATGCCCCGATAGCCGGACAAAACTACAGTACCTTAGCCTGGATTGCTGAAGACAGGGGCAGTTGGGCATTACCATTGCGGCATGAGCGCATCACCAGCTTTGAAACACCCGCCAGTAAAGCGGCATTCCAACTCAAACAAGTGACTCGGCAGTTAGCGGTGCGTCCGTTGGCGATCTACGACCGAGGGTACGGCAATGCCAGTTTTGTCAACCAAACGGCAGGGATTGAGGCAGACTTGCTGCTGCGGGTTACATCCAATCGATGTGTCTATGGCGCGCCCCCAGCGTATCGAGGGCGAGGCGCACCTGCCAAGCATGGACATAAGATGAAACTCAATGACCCTGACACTTGGAGTGTCCCGGTCGAAACCGTTGAAGTCGATGATCCCAACTGGGGACGAGTGCGGGTCAGTCGTTGGAGTGCATACCATTTCCGCAAATCCCCCAAACGGGCAATGGAAGTGTTGCGCGTGGAGGTGCTGGAGACACAGAGCAGCACGCGACGCTTGGCTCCTTTGTGGTTAGTTTGGCTGGGTGAGCAGATGCCTCCGTTAGAAACCCTGTGGTTGCACTACCTCCGTCGCTTTGCCATTGAACACTGGTATCGCTTTGCCAAGCAGAGGCTATATTGGACACATCCCCAGTTCAGTTCTGTATCGGCAACCGAACAGTGGAGCAGCCTGATGCCGTTGCTCAGTTGGCAGTTGTGGTTAGCGCGAAAGGACTGTACTGACCACCCCTTGCCCTGGCAGGCACCGCAAGAAACGTTGACTCCGGGTCGGGTCGCACAAGCGTTTGCAGGCATTTTGGCAGCGATTGGCACCCCTGCTCCTGCGCCTAAACCTCGTGGTAAATCGCCAGGACGAGGCAAGGGGCACAAGCCAACTCCTCGTCCCTGCTATCCGATGGTCAAAAAACGAGCCTCGAAACGCAAGACATCCGAACAATCCCTGAACAGTCCGGTTGCAACAGCAGCTTAA
- the carA gene encoding glutamine-hydrolyzing carbamoyl-phosphate synthase small subunit has product MGLVTAPPALLVLADGTVFRGFSFGAAGTSIGEVVFNTGMTGYQEVLTDPSYRGQIVTFTYPELGNTGVNPEDEESAGPQVKGAIARNICPRPSNWRSTQSLPDYLKQHHIPGIYGIDTRALTRKLRSVGAMNGGLSTEILDPAELLMQVQEAPSMAGLNLVKDVTTREIYEWSEPTPPEWEFSEGVAKSPEPLTVVAIDFGVKRNILRRLASYGCRVIVVPADTPPETILSYNPDGIFLSNGPGDPAANTDGIETTKALLKAQKPVFGICMGHQILGLSMGGESFKLKFGHRGLNQPAGLRQKVEITSQNHGFAIAQESLPDAEVEITHLNLNDRTVAGLRHKTLPMFSVQYHPEASPGPHDADYLFEQFVRQMRESKA; this is encoded by the coding sequence ATGGGTTTGGTAACGGCTCCCCCGGCGCTGCTGGTGTTGGCGGATGGCACGGTGTTTCGCGGGTTTTCCTTTGGCGCGGCGGGCACCAGCATCGGCGAGGTGGTGTTCAACACGGGTATGACGGGATATCAAGAAGTCCTGACTGATCCCAGCTATCGCGGGCAGATTGTCACCTTTACCTATCCCGAACTAGGCAATACGGGGGTGAACCCGGAGGATGAGGAATCGGCGGGGCCTCAGGTGAAGGGGGCGATCGCCCGCAATATCTGCCCCCGTCCGAGCAACTGGCGCTCCACCCAATCCCTCCCAGACTACCTCAAGCAGCACCACATTCCGGGCATCTACGGCATCGACACCCGTGCCCTCACCCGCAAGCTGCGCTCCGTCGGCGCGATGAATGGCGGCCTCTCCACCGAAATTCTCGACCCGGCGGAATTGCTGATGCAGGTGCAGGAAGCCCCCAGCATGGCCGGGCTAAACCTGGTCAAGGACGTGACCACGCGGGAAATTTACGAATGGAGCGAGCCGACCCCGCCAGAGTGGGAATTTAGCGAAGGCGTAGCAAAATCGCCAGAGCCGCTGACCGTGGTCGCAATTGACTTTGGCGTAAAGCGCAATATTCTACGGCGGCTGGCCAGCTACGGCTGCCGGGTGATTGTTGTGCCTGCCGACACGCCGCCCGAAACCATCCTGAGCTACAACCCGGACGGCATTTTCCTGTCTAACGGGCCGGGCGACCCCGCCGCCAACACCGACGGCATTGAAACCACCAAAGCCTTGCTCAAGGCCCAAAAGCCTGTCTTTGGCATCTGCATGGGCCACCAGATTCTCGGTCTGTCGATGGGCGGCGAGTCCTTCAAGCTCAAGTTTGGCCATCGCGGGCTAAACCAGCCAGCGGGCTTGCGGCAAAAGGTGGAAATTACCAGCCAGAATCACGGCTTTGCCATCGCCCAGGAGTCGCTCCCCGATGCCGAGGTAGAAATTACCCACCTGAACCTGAACGATCGCACGGTGGCTGGCCTGCGCCATAAGACGCTGCCGATGTTCTCGGTGCAATATCACCCCGAAGCCAGCCCCGGCCCCCACGATGCCGATTATCTGTTTGAGCAGTTTGTTCGCCAGATGCGCGAGAGCAAGGCATAG
- the groES gene encoding co-chaperone GroES — protein MAAVSLSVSTVKPLGDRVFVKVSASEEKTAGGIFLPDTAKEKPQVGEVAQVGPGKRNDDGTRQELEVKVGDKVLYSKYAGTDIKLGGEEYVLLSEKDILAIVS, from the coding sequence ATGGCTGCTGTGTCCTTGAGTGTTTCCACCGTTAAGCCATTGGGCGATCGCGTGTTTGTAAAGGTCAGCGCTTCCGAAGAAAAGACCGCAGGCGGCATTTTTCTGCCCGACACCGCTAAGGAAAAACCTCAAGTCGGCGAAGTGGCGCAGGTGGGCCCCGGCAAGCGCAACGACGATGGCACCCGCCAAGAGCTAGAAGTGAAGGTGGGTGACAAAGTGCTGTACTCCAAGTACGCAGGCACCGACATTAAGCTGGGCGGCGAAGAGTACGTGCTGCTGAGCGAGAAAGACATTCTGGCGATCGTTTCCTAA
- a CDS encoding chlorite dismutase family protein produces MGNQYSFVGGTRGLWRVQEVRPVAGAGLAPVKRLDIVNGAIAPPPPDSAWVLRSFASNVRYAKRDELDTLRAVQPDLNRAEAVSAVLIPIKKSAQWWDMAQDERRAIFEEQSHHTAVGLEYLPGVARRLLHCRDLGEPFDFLTWFEFAPEHTAAFDQLLVRMRASKEWDYVEREVEVRLERDDAAQT; encoded by the coding sequence ATGGGCAATCAATACTCGTTTGTTGGCGGAACGCGAGGACTGTGGCGGGTGCAAGAGGTTCGACCAGTCGCAGGGGCTGGCCTAGCCCCAGTGAAGCGGCTTGATATTGTAAACGGGGCGATCGCCCCACCGCCACCCGACAGCGCCTGGGTGCTTCGCAGCTTTGCCAGCAATGTCCGCTATGCCAAGCGGGATGAACTAGATACGCTCCGTGCAGTGCAGCCCGACCTCAACCGGGCAGAAGCCGTCTCCGCTGTGCTGATCCCCATTAAAAAATCGGCTCAGTGGTGGGACATGGCGCAAGACGAGCGCCGTGCCATTTTTGAGGAACAGTCTCACCATACGGCCGTCGGGCTGGAGTATCTGCCGGGGGTGGCCCGTCGCCTGCTCCACTGCCGCGACCTAGGGGAACCGTTCGACTTCCTCACCTGGTTTGAGTTTGCACCAGAACACACTGCCGCGTTTGATCAACTGCTGGTGCGGATGCGGGCTAGCAAGGAATGGGACTATGTGGAGCGGGAAGTGGAAGTGCGCCTAGAGCGCGACGACGCAGCGCAAACCTGA